Proteins encoded within one genomic window of Numenius arquata unplaced genomic scaffold, bNumArq3.hap1.1 HAP1_SCAFFOLD_1473, whole genome shotgun sequence:
- the LOC141478905 gene encoding vitelline membrane outer layer protein 1 homolog, translating to MARSPQPLVALVALVVAPVWGWDKSVTVTTLSVDNGGPWGDWGDPEFCPKGSYATGFQLKVEPHKGFFGDDTGLNGVRLLCARGGAVTSSEGPRGSWLPGVSCPIGGVLVAFRLRVEPPRGIWDDTAATDLHGLCSDGSSLGGPGGHGGAWGNWSLPCSAPAAGGVCGIRTRLEPPQRGGDDTGLNSVLLFCCP from the exons ATGGCTCGGTCCCCGCAGCccttggtggccctggtggccctggtggtGGCCCCGGTTTGGGGGTGGGACAAAAGCGTCACCGTCACCACCCTCTCCGTGGACAACGGGGGGccctggggggactggggggacccCGAGTTTTGTCCCAAAGGCTCCTACGCCACCGGGTTCCAGCTGAAG GTGGAGCCCCACAAGGGTTTCTTCGGGGACGACACCGGCCTCAACGGGGTGCGGCTGCTCTGCGCCAGGGGGGGGGCCGTCACCTCCAGCGAGGGGCC GCGCGGCTCCTGGCTCCCGGGGGTGTCCTGTCCCATcgggggggtcctggtggcctTTCGGCTGCGGGTGGAGCCCCCCCGGGGGATATGGGACGACACGGCGGCCACCGACCTGCACGGGCTCTGCTCCGACGGCTCCTCCctgggggggcccgggggccacGGGGGGGCGTGGGGCAACTGGAGCCTCCCCTGCAgcgcccccgcggcggggggggtgtgCGGGATCCGCACCCGCCTGGAGCCCCCCcagcgggggggggacgacaccggCCTCAACAGCGTCCTCCTCTTCTGCTGCCCCTGA